Sequence from the Lysobacter capsici genome:
CGGCCAATGCAGCTTCCACAGGTCCGGGGTGATTCGCGCGGCCACGTCGGCATCGACTTCACCGATGAACTCGTCGCGAAAACCGTGTTCGCTGACCGCCTGTTCCAACGGCTTGCGATGCTCCGGCGATCGGTCCGCCCAGTAGGTCTTGATGGTCTCGTACTTGGGGCCGAGCGCATCCTCGTAGATGTCGCCGTTCTGGACGATCAACGCGGTGATTCGCTGCGGATGCGCGATCGCATGGCGCAATCCGATCTGCGAACCGTAGTCGTGCAGCCACAGCGCGTAGCGGGTCAACCCGAGCCGGTCGGCGAACTTCGCCAGGAAATCCGCGTAGGCGTCGAAGTCGTAGCCAAAGCGCGAGGGGTCGGGCGTGCCGCTGTAGCCGAATCCCGGGAAATCCGCGGCCAGCGTGTGCCAGCGATCGCCCAGGGCCGGCATGAGGTTGCGGTATTGAAACGAAGAACACGGGTAGCCGTGCGGCAACAGCAAGACCGGCGCATCGGCCGGGCCGTGCTCTCGATAGAAAATCACGACGCCATCGACTTCAGTGGTCAGATAGTGCATGGGAATTCCTCGCTCGCGATCAGAAAATTCTGCTTGCACTGATCGATGCTATCGCCCGGGCGTCCACGTTCCGTTAATCAGCGTCGTCAATAAGCGCCGTTGGAAAGTCGTCCGGATCGAGGAGCGACGCGGTTGATGCCGGGCCTGACAACGGGCCGGGCCATCGGGCTAGCAGGCAGGCGTCTTACGTCCCGACGCCTTTCATCCGACCCGACGAACTGAAAGAGAAACATCGCAGCCCAAACCCCTCGCAGCAGACTTCGCGATCCCCGCTTTCGCGCAGATCGACAATGCGCGCGCCGTCCAACGCCGCGCGACTGAATCGCTGTTCATGCATT
This genomic interval carries:
- a CDS encoding alpha/beta fold hydrolase, coding for MHYLTTEVDGVVIFYREHGPADAPVLLLPHGYPCSSFQYRNLMPALGDRWHTLAADFPGFGYSGTPDPSRFGYDFDAYADFLAKFADRLGLTRYALWLHDYGSQIGLRHAIAHPQRITALIVQNGDIYEDALGPKYETIKTYWADRSPEHRKPLEQAVSEHGFRDEFIGEVDADVAARITPDLWKLHWPLMDTPVRREAMVGLMDKLEANLDWFPRYQAYLREHRPKTLIVWGPKDGYMPAAAARAYLRDLPEAELHLLEGAGHWLLETHFDEALPRVRDFLQRALG